The following proteins are co-located in the Camelina sativa cultivar DH55 chromosome 12, Cs, whole genome shotgun sequence genome:
- the LOC104731885 gene encoding disease resistance protein RLM3-like isoform X2 — MKSSSSSSSSSSSRSRRHDVFPNFRGEDVRQSLVSHLRKELDRKFIKTFNDNRIERSRDINPELLKAIAESRIAIVVFSENYASSKWCLDELVKIRECHEEFDQMVIPIFYKVDPSHVRKQTGQFGKVFGETCIGRTENEIRKWMRALAEVANLAGEDLRNWPSEAKMVENIANDVSNKLITPSDNFRDIVGIEAHIETLISMLRFNSKEARMIGICGPPESGKTTIGRALYIKLIRQFEDRAFVAYKRTLRSDYDQKLCWEKQFLSEILCQKNIKKIEQCGAVEQRLKHMKVLIVLDDVDELELLKTLVGRIRWFGPESRIVVITQKRELLRAHKIQQVYDVEFPSDELALQMFCRYAFEKNYPPDGFSNLAAEAAKLAGNRPNALKHIGSSFRRIWDKEQWVKMLSEFRNESNLKIRYDGLDGKDQDYIACLTNGSNSQPQRNMDASSSVYQVKAEWIHLALGVSILLNVNSDGTRDLKHLSYNRRVAQQVEAWWSENCARVCKKYNIICGMDRSTGGGGNFEERNKVCYAGLDPNGKDQGLMYGESSNSQFQRNMDASLRRYKTNNEFSKDFSTSLTKAFQVEEENTECEPDLTYGQSSNSELRKNMDASNMRNEPVSEMLFKNYGAHLPNVPETLMPAGITDGKCSNPQSRKKLDASLRRDKIVHHWIRTSRDLSFDFQGPTSIVSASQVEEKKIECEEGVYITLGILSGRIVVLKRLEFSRRVAQQAKVWWWENWINVYEKYNISGIDKSFDGRFNG, encoded by the exons atgaagtcttcttcttcttcttcttcttcttcttcttctcgttccCGGAGACACGATGTTTTCCCCAACTTCAGAGGGGAAGATGTCCGCCAGTCATTAGTCAGCCATCTTCGTAAGGAACTCGATCGCAAGTTTATAAAAACATTCAACGACAACAGGATCGAAAGAAGCCGCGATATCAACCCGGAGCTTTTAAAGGCGATAGCAGAATCGAGGATCGCGATCGTCGTCTTCTCTGAGAACTATGCTTCTTCCAAGTGGTGCTTAGATGAGTTGGTGAAGATCCGAGAGTGCCATGAGGAGTTTGATCAAATGGTGATTCCTATTTTCTACAAAGTAGATCCTTCTCATGTTAGAAAACAGACGGGACAGTTCGGCAAGGTCTTTGGAGAGACCTGCATCGGCAGAACAGAGAATGAGATACGAAAATGGATGCGAGCTCTAGCAGAGGTTGCAAATCTTGCCGGAGAAGATCTTCGGAACtg GCCTAGCGAAGCAAAAATGGTTGAAAATATTGCCAACGATGTTTCAAACAAACTTATTACCCCATCAGATAATTTTAGAGACATCGTTGGGATTGAAGCTCATATAGAGACATTGATATCAATGTTGCGGTTCAACTCCAAGGAAGCGAGAATGATAGGGATTTGTGGACCTCCTGAAAGTGGTAAGACTACCATAGGAAGAGCTCTATACATCAAACTCATTAGGCAGTTCGAGGATCGGGCTTTCGTAGCATATAAGAGAACATTGCGGAGCGACTATGACCAGAAGTTGTGTTgggaaaaacaatttttatcagaaattctTTGTCAAAAGAATATAAAGAAGATAGAGCAATGTGGTGCCGTGGAGCAACGACTAAAGCACATGAAAGTTCTTATCGttcttgatgatgttgatgaacTAGAGCTACTAAAAACGTTGGTAGGACGAATCAGGTGGTTTGGACCTGAGAGCAGAATCGTTGTGATTACTCAGAAAAGGGAACTTCTCAGGGCTCACAAGATTCAACAAGTTTATGATGTGGAATTCCCATCAGATGAACTGGCTCTTCAAATGTTTTGTCGATATGCTTTCGAGAAAAACTATCCACCTGATGGTTTCAGCAACCTTGCAGCTGAAGCGGCAAAGCTTGCGGGTAATCGTCCTAATGCTCTCAAGCACATCGGTTCGTCTTTTAGAAGGATATGGGACAAGGAACAGTGGGTGAAGATGCTATCGGAGTTTCGTAATGAGAGCAACCTAAAAATCAGATATGATGGGTTAGATGGCAAAGATCAAGATTACATTGCGTGTTTAACCAATG GTTCAAATTCCCAGCCTCAAAGAAACATGGACGCAAGCTCAAGTGTTTATCAAGTGAAAGCAGAGTGGATCCACTTAGCACTAGGCGTGTCTATATTACTTAATGTCAACAGTGACGGAACGAGAGATCTCAAACATTTGAGCTACAA TCGAAGAGTGGCCCAACAAGTAGAAGCATGGTGGTCGGAGAATTGTGCAAGAGTGTGCAAGAAGTATAATATTATATGTGGCATGGATAGATcaactggtggtggtggtaattTTGaggaaagaaataaagtttGCTATGCTGGGTTAGATCCCAACGGCAAAGATCAAG GTTTAATGTATGGGGAATCTTCGAATTCCCAATTTCAAAGAAACATGGACGCAAGCCTCAGAAGATACAAAACCAATAATGAATTCTCAAAAGATTTCTCAACATCCTTAACGAAAGCTTTTCAAGTGGAGGAGGAAAACACCGAGTGTGAAccag ATTTAACGTATGGACAAAGTTCAAATTCCGAGCTTCGAAAAAACATGGACGCAAGCAATATGAGAAATGAACCTGTGAGTGAGATGCTTTTCAAAAATTACGGTGCGCATTTGCCCAATG TCCCTGAAACACTTATGCCTGCAGGTATAACGGATGGAAAATGTTCAAATCCACAGTCTCGAAAAAAACTGGACGCAAGCCTCCGAAGAGACAAAATTGTGCATCACTGGATTCGAACCAGTCGTGACTTATCATTTGATTTTCAGGGCCCAACATCTATAGTGAGTGCTTCTCAAGTGGAGGAGAAAAAGATCGAGTGTGAAGAAGGCGTGTATATAACACTTGGCATCCTCAGTGGCAGAATTGTAGTTCTCAAACGTTTGGAGTTCAG CCGAAGAGTGGCGCAACAAGCAAAAGTTTGGTGGTGGGAAAATTGGATAAATGTGTACGAGAAGTACAATATAAGTGGCATAGATAAATCATTTGATGGTCGATTTAATGGTTAA
- the LOC104731885 gene encoding disease resistance protein RLM3-like isoform X1: MKSSSSSSSSSSSRSRRHDVFPNFRGEDVRQSLVSHLRKELDRKFIKTFNDNRIERSRDINPELLKAIAESRIAIVVFSENYASSKWCLDELVKIRECHEEFDQMVIPIFYKVDPSHVRKQTGQFGKVFGETCIGRTENEIRKWMRALAEVANLAGEDLRNWPSEAKMVENIANDVSNKLITPSDNFRDIVGIEAHIETLISMLRFNSKEARMIGICGPPESGKTTIGRALYIKLIRQFEDRAFVAYKRTLRSDYDQKLCWEKQFLSEILCQKNIKKIEQCGAVEQRLKHMKVLIVLDDVDELELLKTLVGRIRWFGPESRIVVITQKRELLRAHKIQQVYDVEFPSDELALQMFCRYAFEKNYPPDGFSNLAAEAAKLAGNRPNALKHIGSSFRRIWDKEQWVKMLSEFRNESNLKIRYDGLDGKDQDYIACLTNGSNSQPQRNMDASSSVYQVKAEWIHLALGVSILLNVNSDGTRDLKHLSYNRRVAQQVEAWWSENCARVCKKYNIICGMDRSTGGGGNFEERNKVCYAGLDPNGKDQAMYAGLMYGESSNSQFQRNMDASLRRYKTNNEFSKDFSTSLTKAFQVEEENTECEPDLTYGQSSNSELRKNMDASNMRNEPVSEMLFKNYGAHLPNVPETLMPAGITDGKCSNPQSRKKLDASLRRDKIVHHWIRTSRDLSFDFQGPTSIVSASQVEEKKIECEEGVYITLGILSGRIVVLKRLEFSRRVAQQAKVWWWENWINVYEKYNISGIDKSFDGRFNG; encoded by the exons atgaagtcttcttcttcttcttcttcttcttcttcttctcgttccCGGAGACACGATGTTTTCCCCAACTTCAGAGGGGAAGATGTCCGCCAGTCATTAGTCAGCCATCTTCGTAAGGAACTCGATCGCAAGTTTATAAAAACATTCAACGACAACAGGATCGAAAGAAGCCGCGATATCAACCCGGAGCTTTTAAAGGCGATAGCAGAATCGAGGATCGCGATCGTCGTCTTCTCTGAGAACTATGCTTCTTCCAAGTGGTGCTTAGATGAGTTGGTGAAGATCCGAGAGTGCCATGAGGAGTTTGATCAAATGGTGATTCCTATTTTCTACAAAGTAGATCCTTCTCATGTTAGAAAACAGACGGGACAGTTCGGCAAGGTCTTTGGAGAGACCTGCATCGGCAGAACAGAGAATGAGATACGAAAATGGATGCGAGCTCTAGCAGAGGTTGCAAATCTTGCCGGAGAAGATCTTCGGAACtg GCCTAGCGAAGCAAAAATGGTTGAAAATATTGCCAACGATGTTTCAAACAAACTTATTACCCCATCAGATAATTTTAGAGACATCGTTGGGATTGAAGCTCATATAGAGACATTGATATCAATGTTGCGGTTCAACTCCAAGGAAGCGAGAATGATAGGGATTTGTGGACCTCCTGAAAGTGGTAAGACTACCATAGGAAGAGCTCTATACATCAAACTCATTAGGCAGTTCGAGGATCGGGCTTTCGTAGCATATAAGAGAACATTGCGGAGCGACTATGACCAGAAGTTGTGTTgggaaaaacaatttttatcagaaattctTTGTCAAAAGAATATAAAGAAGATAGAGCAATGTGGTGCCGTGGAGCAACGACTAAAGCACATGAAAGTTCTTATCGttcttgatgatgttgatgaacTAGAGCTACTAAAAACGTTGGTAGGACGAATCAGGTGGTTTGGACCTGAGAGCAGAATCGTTGTGATTACTCAGAAAAGGGAACTTCTCAGGGCTCACAAGATTCAACAAGTTTATGATGTGGAATTCCCATCAGATGAACTGGCTCTTCAAATGTTTTGTCGATATGCTTTCGAGAAAAACTATCCACCTGATGGTTTCAGCAACCTTGCAGCTGAAGCGGCAAAGCTTGCGGGTAATCGTCCTAATGCTCTCAAGCACATCGGTTCGTCTTTTAGAAGGATATGGGACAAGGAACAGTGGGTGAAGATGCTATCGGAGTTTCGTAATGAGAGCAACCTAAAAATCAGATATGATGGGTTAGATGGCAAAGATCAAGATTACATTGCGTGTTTAACCAATG GTTCAAATTCCCAGCCTCAAAGAAACATGGACGCAAGCTCAAGTGTTTATCAAGTGAAAGCAGAGTGGATCCACTTAGCACTAGGCGTGTCTATATTACTTAATGTCAACAGTGACGGAACGAGAGATCTCAAACATTTGAGCTACAA TCGAAGAGTGGCCCAACAAGTAGAAGCATGGTGGTCGGAGAATTGTGCAAGAGTGTGCAAGAAGTATAATATTATATGTGGCATGGATAGATcaactggtggtggtggtaattTTGaggaaagaaataaagtttGCTATGCTGGGTTAGATCCCAACGGCAAAGATCAAG CTATGTATGCAGGTTTAATGTATGGGGAATCTTCGAATTCCCAATTTCAAAGAAACATGGACGCAAGCCTCAGAAGATACAAAACCAATAATGAATTCTCAAAAGATTTCTCAACATCCTTAACGAAAGCTTTTCAAGTGGAGGAGGAAAACACCGAGTGTGAAccag ATTTAACGTATGGACAAAGTTCAAATTCCGAGCTTCGAAAAAACATGGACGCAAGCAATATGAGAAATGAACCTGTGAGTGAGATGCTTTTCAAAAATTACGGTGCGCATTTGCCCAATG TCCCTGAAACACTTATGCCTGCAGGTATAACGGATGGAAAATGTTCAAATCCACAGTCTCGAAAAAAACTGGACGCAAGCCTCCGAAGAGACAAAATTGTGCATCACTGGATTCGAACCAGTCGTGACTTATCATTTGATTTTCAGGGCCCAACATCTATAGTGAGTGCTTCTCAAGTGGAGGAGAAAAAGATCGAGTGTGAAGAAGGCGTGTATATAACACTTGGCATCCTCAGTGGCAGAATTGTAGTTCTCAAACGTTTGGAGTTCAG CCGAAGAGTGGCGCAACAAGCAAAAGTTTGGTGGTGGGAAAATTGGATAAATGTGTACGAGAAGTACAATATAAGTGGCATAGATAAATCATTTGATGGTCGATTTAATGGTTAA
- the LOC104731885 gene encoding disease resistance protein RLM3-like isoform X3, with the protein MKSSSSSSSSSSSRSRRHDVFPNFRGEDVRQSLVSHLRKELDRKFIKTFNDNRIERSRDINPELLKAIAESRIAIVVFSENYASSKWCLDELVKIRECHEEFDQMVIPIFYKVDPSHVRKQTGQFGKVFGETCIGRTENEIRKWMRALAEVANLAGEDLRNWPSEAKMVENIANDVSNKLITPSDNFRDIVGIEAHIETLISMLRFNSKEARMIGICGPPESGKTTIGRALYIKLIRQFEDRAFVAYKRTLRSDYDQKLCWEKQFLSEILCQKNIKKIEQCGAVEQRLKHMKVLIVLDDVDELELLKTLVGRIRWFGPESRIVVITQKRELLRAHKIQQVYDVEFPSDELALQMFCRYAFEKNYPPDGFSNLAAEAAKLAGNRPNALKHIGSSFRRIWDKEQWVKMLSEFRNESNLKIRYDGLDGKDQDYIACLTNGSNSQPQRNMDASSSVYQVKAEWIHLALGVSILLNVNSDGTRDLKHLSYNRRVAQQVEAWWSENCARVCKKYNIICGMDRSTGGGGNFEERNKVCYAGLDPNGKDQAMYAGLMYGESSNSQFQRNMDASLRRYKTNNEFSKDFSTSLTKAFQVEEENTECEPDLTYGQSSNSELRKNMDASNMRNEPVSEMLFKNYGAHLPNGITDGKCSNPQSRKKLDASLRRDKIVHHWIRTSRDLSFDFQGPTSIVSASQVEEKKIECEEGVYITLGILSGRIVVLKRLEFSRRVAQQAKVWWWENWINVYEKYNISGIDKSFDGRFNG; encoded by the exons atgaagtcttcttcttcttcttcttcttcttcttcttctcgttccCGGAGACACGATGTTTTCCCCAACTTCAGAGGGGAAGATGTCCGCCAGTCATTAGTCAGCCATCTTCGTAAGGAACTCGATCGCAAGTTTATAAAAACATTCAACGACAACAGGATCGAAAGAAGCCGCGATATCAACCCGGAGCTTTTAAAGGCGATAGCAGAATCGAGGATCGCGATCGTCGTCTTCTCTGAGAACTATGCTTCTTCCAAGTGGTGCTTAGATGAGTTGGTGAAGATCCGAGAGTGCCATGAGGAGTTTGATCAAATGGTGATTCCTATTTTCTACAAAGTAGATCCTTCTCATGTTAGAAAACAGACGGGACAGTTCGGCAAGGTCTTTGGAGAGACCTGCATCGGCAGAACAGAGAATGAGATACGAAAATGGATGCGAGCTCTAGCAGAGGTTGCAAATCTTGCCGGAGAAGATCTTCGGAACtg GCCTAGCGAAGCAAAAATGGTTGAAAATATTGCCAACGATGTTTCAAACAAACTTATTACCCCATCAGATAATTTTAGAGACATCGTTGGGATTGAAGCTCATATAGAGACATTGATATCAATGTTGCGGTTCAACTCCAAGGAAGCGAGAATGATAGGGATTTGTGGACCTCCTGAAAGTGGTAAGACTACCATAGGAAGAGCTCTATACATCAAACTCATTAGGCAGTTCGAGGATCGGGCTTTCGTAGCATATAAGAGAACATTGCGGAGCGACTATGACCAGAAGTTGTGTTgggaaaaacaatttttatcagaaattctTTGTCAAAAGAATATAAAGAAGATAGAGCAATGTGGTGCCGTGGAGCAACGACTAAAGCACATGAAAGTTCTTATCGttcttgatgatgttgatgaacTAGAGCTACTAAAAACGTTGGTAGGACGAATCAGGTGGTTTGGACCTGAGAGCAGAATCGTTGTGATTACTCAGAAAAGGGAACTTCTCAGGGCTCACAAGATTCAACAAGTTTATGATGTGGAATTCCCATCAGATGAACTGGCTCTTCAAATGTTTTGTCGATATGCTTTCGAGAAAAACTATCCACCTGATGGTTTCAGCAACCTTGCAGCTGAAGCGGCAAAGCTTGCGGGTAATCGTCCTAATGCTCTCAAGCACATCGGTTCGTCTTTTAGAAGGATATGGGACAAGGAACAGTGGGTGAAGATGCTATCGGAGTTTCGTAATGAGAGCAACCTAAAAATCAGATATGATGGGTTAGATGGCAAAGATCAAGATTACATTGCGTGTTTAACCAATG GTTCAAATTCCCAGCCTCAAAGAAACATGGACGCAAGCTCAAGTGTTTATCAAGTGAAAGCAGAGTGGATCCACTTAGCACTAGGCGTGTCTATATTACTTAATGTCAACAGTGACGGAACGAGAGATCTCAAACATTTGAGCTACAA TCGAAGAGTGGCCCAACAAGTAGAAGCATGGTGGTCGGAGAATTGTGCAAGAGTGTGCAAGAAGTATAATATTATATGTGGCATGGATAGATcaactggtggtggtggtaattTTGaggaaagaaataaagtttGCTATGCTGGGTTAGATCCCAACGGCAAAGATCAAG CTATGTATGCAGGTTTAATGTATGGGGAATCTTCGAATTCCCAATTTCAAAGAAACATGGACGCAAGCCTCAGAAGATACAAAACCAATAATGAATTCTCAAAAGATTTCTCAACATCCTTAACGAAAGCTTTTCAAGTGGAGGAGGAAAACACCGAGTGTGAAccag ATTTAACGTATGGACAAAGTTCAAATTCCGAGCTTCGAAAAAACATGGACGCAAGCAATATGAGAAATGAACCTGTGAGTGAGATGCTTTTCAAAAATTACGGTGCGCATTTGCCCAATG GTATAACGGATGGAAAATGTTCAAATCCACAGTCTCGAAAAAAACTGGACGCAAGCCTCCGAAGAGACAAAATTGTGCATCACTGGATTCGAACCAGTCGTGACTTATCATTTGATTTTCAGGGCCCAACATCTATAGTGAGTGCTTCTCAAGTGGAGGAGAAAAAGATCGAGTGTGAAGAAGGCGTGTATATAACACTTGGCATCCTCAGTGGCAGAATTGTAGTTCTCAAACGTTTGGAGTTCAG CCGAAGAGTGGCGCAACAAGCAAAAGTTTGGTGGTGGGAAAATTGGATAAATGTGTACGAGAAGTACAATATAAGTGGCATAGATAAATCATTTGATGGTCGATTTAATGGTTAA
- the LOC109127879 gene encoding shematrin-like protein 2 — protein sequence MAGGMGPGEGADSIPDGIGGEAIPGTVTGLGLAAIGLVDGVIGIIGGEAIGIGGGAIAMGGGVIIGMGGGVIGIGGGVIIGIGGGVIIGMGGGVIIIGIGDIAGGGTMLPLPPLDIGGMDIEPEGAIMGA from the coding sequence ATGGCCGGCGGCATGGGTCCCGGAGAAGGTGCGGATTCCATTCCGGATGGCATCGGCGGGGAAGCCATACCGGGAACTGTTACTGGGCTTGGGCTTGCTGCCATTGGGCTGGTAGATGGAGTCATTGGCATCATTGGTGGTGAAGCCATAGGCATAGGTGGTGGAGCCATAGCCATGGGTGGTGGAGTCATCATAGGCATGGGTGGTGGAGTCATAGGCATAGGTGGTGGAGTCATCATAGGCATAGGTGGTGGAGTCATCATAGGCATGGGTGGTGGAGTCATCATCATTGGCATCGGAGACATCGCCGGAGGAGGGACCATGCTTCCACTGCCGCCGCTAGACATAGGCGGCATGGACATTGAGCCAGAAGGAGCCATCATGGGAGCTTGA